Proteins encoded by one window of Juglans regia cultivar Chandler chromosome 15, Walnut 2.0, whole genome shotgun sequence:
- the LOC108987068 gene encoding ubiquitin carboxyl-terminal hydrolase 3-like isoform X1 — MAALLDIPSSKRWLPLEANPDVMNQFLWGLGLPEDEAECFDVYGLDPELLEMVPKPVLAVLFLYPITSQSEEERLLQANEKKETSSKAYFMKQTVGNACGTIGLLHAVGNITSEIKLLEGSFMDRFLKTTATMDPLERAAFLENDTEMEVAHSVAATAGETEASDNADAHFICFACVDGELFELDGRKSRPISHGPSSPSSLLQDAAKVIQDMIRKNPDSHNFNVIAISKKAGGSS, encoded by the exons atggctgcTTTACTCGATATTCCTTCATCTAAGAGGTGGCTTCCTCTTGAAGCTAACCCTGATGTTATGAACCAg TTCCTTTGGGGTCTTGGTCTTCCAGAGGATGAGGCAGAGTGCTTTGATGTTTATGGCTTGGATCCAGAACTCTTGGAAATGGTTCCAAAGCCTGTACTTGCAGTTCTGTTTCTTTATCCTATAACATCACAG AGTGAAGAAGAGAGACTTCTGCAGGCAAATGAAAAGAAG GAAACTAGCAGTAAAGCGTATTTTATGAAACAAACTGTGGGTAATGCTTGTGGAACAATTGGACTTCTTCATGCTGTTGGGAACATCACATCCGAGATTAAGCTTC TCGAGGGATCATTCATGGATAGATTTCTTAAAACCACTGCAACAATGGATCCATTGGAG CGTGCAGCATTTCTAGAGAATGACACAGAAATGGAAGTTGCGCATTCAGTAGCTGCTACTGCTGGTGAAACAGAG GCTTCAGATAATGCGGACGCTCATTTCATCTGCTTTGCATGTGTCGATG GTGAACTATTTGAGCTCGATGGAAGAAAATCTAGACCAATATCTCATGGCCCATCCTCGCCTAGCAGTTTGTTGCAG GATGCAGCTAAAGTCATACAGGACATGATCCGAAAAAATCCTGACTCACACAATTTCAATGTGATTGCCATTTCGAAGAAAGCTGGAGGTTCATCTTAA
- the LOC108987068 gene encoding ubiquitin carboxyl-terminal hydrolase 3-like isoform X2, giving the protein MAALLDIPSSKRWLPLEANPDVMNQFLWGLGLPEDEAECFDVYGLDPELLEMVPKPVLASEEERLLQANEKKETSSKAYFMKQTVGNACGTIGLLHAVGNITSEIKLLEGSFMDRFLKTTATMDPLERAAFLENDTEMEVAHSVAATAGETEASDNADAHFICFACVDGELFELDGRKSRPISHGPSSPSSLLQDAAKVIQDMIRKNPDSHNFNVIAISKKAGGSS; this is encoded by the exons atggctgcTTTACTCGATATTCCTTCATCTAAGAGGTGGCTTCCTCTTGAAGCTAACCCTGATGTTATGAACCAg TTCCTTTGGGGTCTTGGTCTTCCAGAGGATGAGGCAGAGTGCTTTGATGTTTATGGCTTGGATCCAGAACTCTTGGAAATGGTTCCAAAGCCTGTACTTGCA AGTGAAGAAGAGAGACTTCTGCAGGCAAATGAAAAGAAG GAAACTAGCAGTAAAGCGTATTTTATGAAACAAACTGTGGGTAATGCTTGTGGAACAATTGGACTTCTTCATGCTGTTGGGAACATCACATCCGAGATTAAGCTTC TCGAGGGATCATTCATGGATAGATTTCTTAAAACCACTGCAACAATGGATCCATTGGAG CGTGCAGCATTTCTAGAGAATGACACAGAAATGGAAGTTGCGCATTCAGTAGCTGCTACTGCTGGTGAAACAGAG GCTTCAGATAATGCGGACGCTCATTTCATCTGCTTTGCATGTGTCGATG GTGAACTATTTGAGCTCGATGGAAGAAAATCTAGACCAATATCTCATGGCCCATCCTCGCCTAGCAGTTTGTTGCAG GATGCAGCTAAAGTCATACAGGACATGATCCGAAAAAATCCTGACTCACACAATTTCAATGTGATTGCCATTTCGAAGAAAGCTGGAGGTTCATCTTAA